In the genome of Passer domesticus isolate bPasDom1 chromosome 2, bPasDom1.hap1, whole genome shotgun sequence, the window TTGGCACTCTACAGAACTTAACCCGTGGTATGAATTCTGAGAGCACACTCAGTTACCACTTCTGTCTTTCATTGCCTGAACTGCTTCTAGCTCAGCATTTCAGATTTGGCTGGTAGAGTTCAACACTCCTACACTTCTGCTTTTAGGCATATCTAAAAAATGAGTAAAAGTAGTAGATacgtgtttgtgtgtgtttatgtaACTGTATATTTggctatttaaaaaataaccagGATAGAATCTGTTATTTATCTTTCTGCATCTTTGAATACCCAAAACAAGAAATCTGTTCATGTTATTTTCCTTCTAGTCTTTTAAATTTGATACTTCTTTTATGCTTTCTGGGGACATGCAGTAATAATTAgtgtttttctgtattttctagACCTTACTAGATCCTTGAGATCCAGTAGCAGCTTCTTGGTGAGGATTATGTTACatattaaattgttaaaaattATTAAGGCTGCAAAACCACTATCAGAGGTGCAATTGAAGTGTCCTACCTGgccatatttttttctgaggtaCACTTCCTCATTGAACATACAAATTAAGActccaaaaccaaaactttCAGTGTTATTTCTCAGTGTTTCTTCAGGCAATGCTCTTTTCCCCCTGTTTATTTTCACTCCTGTGCCCCTGCTTCATATCTCAAGGTCCCCATGCTTGTTTTGTCCAGCCCTTTTTCTGTTGATCTATTAGTATGTTCAGAAGCAATTTTGCTGAGAAAAGTGTAATTATTGTGTTTGGCCTACCTGGAGTTGAACATTTACaacctttctggtcactaaGTTTATATGTTTCAGTAATTTGCTCACACAGTCAGAAAACTCCTGTCTTCCGATCGATGAGCTGGCTTCCCATGCAACTCATTTGAATGGCTTGACCAAAAATTTTACAGACTCCTGTGGTCTCTAAACTGCTTTGCAAACCAAACTTTGTTTGCCTTATGATTTTGTGTTCACTGCAATAGAAAAGAAttgttttattctcttttttttaacaattcaTGTCACCTGCTAACTTCTGATTTTGGCACCAGCATGTCCAAGCAATGCAAGAAGTTTGCCACATGAGCTGTGTTTTGCTGTAGTGTTTTTCTAACTCTCCTCATCCCTCATGCCTTTTaagttttgggggatttttcttCCATGAGCTCTTCTGTCAAATGCCAGACCAGTGCAGGACTCAATTTGTAATTTCTGAAATTGCTTGTACTGCACAAAAACTTTTCCACTATTTGAAACAAGAGAAACTTTGATGCAGCTAAGAACTTTAAAGGACATCACCTTGGGCAGATTACATAGCAAAATAATCAGGCATATGTCATTTTTTTGGTGCTGTGTAGAAGTGTTATAGTGGGATCTTGCCAAGAGTCTGTCACAAAATTATATTTGATTAGTAGTTTCCAAAGTTTCAttcatttttctgcctttttgaTAAGCACTGGGGAACAAGTGGTTGTGACTAGAAAAATGTAGGAGGAATGTCTTCAGCCTATGCTGCCCTCAAAAACTCTTCTAAGAGAAACAAGCCCAGGCAGGCATTTTTCTGAGATAACTGCAGCTACATTCCCTATGAAGTGTATTTCAGGAAGGACAGAAGTGGTGGGGTTTGAGTTTGTGTCTGTGCAAATCAGGAGAGCATTTTGGtagtgagcagctctgctcacccAGGCTTGCAGCTGATGATCTAAAACCAGTCCTGTCAGCAGCACTTTGCCATCTGGAAAGCTTTGACTGCTCAGCTCTGTCTTGCTGTGGTTACTTGGCCATTGGATGTGTAGCACAGTCGTGGCTCACCCATCCCAAGGAAAGTGTGTGTGCTTTGTTCAACCTTCTTGTAAGGGAAACCTATGTACAAATCTTGCTGACAACAAGAGAGAGCTGGGTCCTCAACTTCAGCCTAGTTTTTACCTTCTTCCTTGACTTGTTAGGTAAAAGGAACTGTCCACAGGTCAAATATGAAATGTCTTTTGTATTACATGGATGAATGGATATTACACTGTTCCCTCTACAAATTCCTTGGATTCATTTGGATATATATGTTGGATTTATTGTGACTAATGTTGATGTAGCAAGatgatttgaaaagaaaatacaatatgttaccattttatttaaatatttgccATTTTATATCAAAGTCTGTCTAAAGGTAGTTAAAATtagtttattattatttatagtctatgaaaatctttccataTTTCTTCCCATTTCAGGGAAAATATCATCATTACGTTCTTGATGTTCTGATGTGCATTTTGTAAACAGGCCATAAAAACTTTTCTTAAATGTTTTATCTAACAGAAGGGTTATAACTGGATCTAAACTGCTTTTAGTAGCAGCAAGACAAGTAAGGAGATTTTTAATTTCCACTAGATAGTTTAACCTTGGACAGTCATCATCTGTAAGCAGCACATAGAAAATTGGCCTAAAAATGTGGTATGGAAGAAAACAGACAGTTAATATCATCTGGATGACAAGAATGTTTCTTTTCACTGTTCTGTAAATGAGATGTTTTTCTTCAATACAGGTGTTTTCTTGTATTCGGTTCAGATGTCTAGTAAGAGAATAGTACGACCACAAAACAGTcataaaaaacagaaaaaagcacACAGTTGCAAGAAAAGCTGCAATCATTGCAGGATGCTCACCAGCTTCTACCTTGATGTTGTAGCATGTAGGGAACTCTCCTGAAACCGTCTCCTGGACGTTGTAGATGATGGCTGTGACTGTAATGCAGAGCACAATCAGCCAGATAACGACGCAAAAATATCTAGCGAATTTCGGCCGCTGGAACTTGTGCAGCAAGCGCCCTTGGAAggttcctggcagagctggggagtgTTGTGGGCCACAGTTCTTCTTCAGCGTGGCATACTGGCTGAGGGCAATGGAGCACAGGATGGTGATGGTCACGTACATGCTGACGTGCATCACCAGCGTCCCCAGGTGATGGGTGAGCCTGCACGCCGCCGACTCGTAGGGCCAGCGGTGCCCCTCGGCAAAGTAGACAGCCAGGAAGGGCATGGTGCTGCAAACCAGCAGATTTGCAGTCACCAGGTTGGCCAGGTAAATGTACTGTGTCCTTCGGGTGGGCGTTTTCTGTGAAAATACCCAGACACTCAGAATCAGAATGTTGCCAAAGATTCCAGCAGGAAACAGGCAGGAGTAGAGGATGG includes:
- the GPR82 gene encoding probable G-protein coupled receptor 82, producing MNNSSCLQPSPATTVALPILYSCLFPAGIFGNILILSVWVFSQKTPTRRTQYIYLANLVTANLLVCSTMPFLAVYFAEGHRWPYESAACRLTHHLGTLVMHVSMYVTITILCSIALSQYATLKKNCGPQHSPALPGTFQGRLLHKFQRPKFARYFCVVIWLIVLCITVTAIIYNVQETVSGEFPTCYNIKVEAGEHPAMIAAFLATVCFFLFFMTVLWSYYSLTRHLNRIQENTCIEEKHLIYRTVKRNILVIQMILTVCFLPYHIFRPIFYVLLTDDDCPRLNYLVEIKNLLTCLAATKSSLDPVITLLLDKTFKKSFYGLFTKCTSEHQERNDDIFPEMGRNMERFS